AGCAAATCAGGAATAACAACACAGTTATTAACCTCAACAGCAAGAGAGCAGGAAGAGATGCACCAaacaaaattgaatttgatgaagaaaaatttaagGCCATCAAATATGAACTCAAATGTACTCAACATTTAGTGGCTAAACAGATGGGGTGTCACAGACCACAATATGTAGATGGAAGAGCAGAGCCATAAGGAagcacacaaacgcaatcaaaccaactttgaatGAGAATCACAAGCTACACAGATTAAGTTTTGCGTTAATGTGAATATGATGAACATAATGATGCATTCAAGTTTAAGCCATACATTAACGTtgttcacatagatgaaaaacacTTCTATCTGACCCGAGAGGCAAACTTATCATCTAGCTCCGGgtgaagtagaaccacataGAGTGTCAATCAAAGAGGTTCAttccaaaaatcatgtttatgtgtgctgTTGCAAAGCCAATATTTACAACTGatggtgatttttttttatggtaaGATAGGCATTTGGCCATTTATTACATAGGAGCCAGCAAAAAGAAGCTCCAAGAACAGAAAAAGGGGGGAGTtggaaacaaaccaatacaatcaatcacgAAAGAACACATTAGAGCAATGCTTATCACTAATGTGCTGCCAACCATAAGCGCAAAATGGCCTGAAGGATTGTCAAACCATATTTACATTCAACAACACAATGCCAAACCACATATAGCACATAATGACAGAGAATTTTTAGAAGAGGCAATGAAAGATGGGTTCTACATTCAACTAGTTCAACAACCATCAAATTCCCCTGACATGAATGTACTAGATTTAGGTTTTTAAAGATCCATTCAAGCTTTATAGTATCAAAAAGCTTCTTACAATGTAACACAGTTACTTAGGGCTGGGAATAATGCTTTTGAGAATCTAGTCCACAGTGTCTTAAGTTTGTATTCATAACATTACAAGCATGTATGATAGCGGTGATGAAAAGACAAGGAGGATTCAACTATCACAttcctcacatgaacaaaacaaaggcaGCAAGGGAAGGCACTTTACCAGATTACCTCAATATTGACAAACAATTGGTTGTTGATTCACTTCAACATTTATTCACAAAACTAAGTTCAGAAACAATGAATCAGTTAGTGGAACTGATTGGTTATGCAGGGGCCATTGAACAAGGGATTGTACAAGTCAATGAGAACGTTCACATGGGGACAACAAGCCAGCTGACTGATCAAGAAGGTCAACAACACGAATGATGGAAGGGTGATCTTACTTTTGGGCCATATAACAGAACATCACTTATTTTTGGGTGTATGCACAACTAACAACAGCACAACAACAACCAATGTGAACATTTCAAACATCAGTTACTTTTGGGAGCAGCAATGGAAAACCAACACAGAAACTGATGAACAACAGCACACAAACCAGCAACAGATGAAGAACAGCACACAAACACAACAAGTTTCAAATGAGACTTCTTTTGATTTTGGACATATTTTTGGGATCTTCAACATGGGATGTTTCAGATCTAAACAACAATGTAAAACGTTTATGTTGtttaaaatgaaacatttgtatTGATATacagataaatgaaaaaattggttgtttgCAGTACTCTCAGGTAAATTagacaattttttttcaaatcattGAGTTGAAATCGAACGTCTCTGCGCTTAAAATGttggaaaacaatccaaaccccGTATGTTCGATTTTAGGTGGCTAAATATTGCTCTCACTCGAAGTTCACAGagcaaaggaaaaaaaatgcaTCAAAAAAACGACTTAATAAACAATCATCATCAGTCAATACCAACATGCACCCACAATGGGATCGGGTAGGTTTTAGGGTTAAAGAGGGAGGGAATGATTAATGGGAGGGTGTGTTAATTAGGTTTTAGATGTTGTTGATTAATTACGAGGGAGggaaattagtatgggtaatggaggatATAATTGAGAATAGGATAAACTTCTAAGGGTATAAAGGTAAAAAAACCATACTAAAAATGGAAATAGGACAATTAGTGTGACTTGATCCAAAGAATAGGAGGGACTACTACGCATCAAAAGTTATGTGTAGACTAGCAGCATGAAATAATGATTGCAACTTTGCACATTATTATACAAAGTAGCTTGGATAAATTTGAATAAGCACAAATTGACTATCGTTTGAAAGACAaggtcaaaaaataaatttccaagTAAATtggagctactcttgtgagagattaACCGCCTCTCAgtgagacaacctcaaaacaagaatcACATATGCTAATAATGTGTATTAGTTGAGATATTTAACATGAGGCGCGTCTACTATGAGACCGTctaatacaagaatttgtgaataaatTGAGTGAAGAAGCTGAACCTCATTACAGTCAAACAAAATAACATGCTTCAAAAACCACATAGGATGCCCCAGGTTACATGTAAACACACAAGCTCAAAAAATGCCTTTCCGGCTTTgacaaaaagaattaaaaaataaacaagataCCTAGTGACTTGCTGAAAAATATCTAAAGGAAAATCCAACACAATCGAACTCGACCAAAGAAAACTTAGATGTTCAAGCAAAAAGAGCACTCGGAAAATACGAAGAAATATGTTTAAGCTAAAACATCTTCAAAATATGATTGTTGTAGTGACAACATAGTTATTTGATAGATTAGCAAGATTTCAAGGAACACATAACAAAAATTTTAGAAGTGAAGTATTCTTGAAATCATCTAcaataaaaacagaaaatgaCTTAGCTTAATATATACCTCAGAGCTTCTTAATGTTGATTTAGGTGTTTCTTCCTGGAAATTCAGTACACCCACTGGCAGAGATCCAGCCTCAGCTTGTTTCAAAGACGAAGATGCCCAGGCAGGACGATTCTGCATATATGATCTTGCCATATCCACGGGGGAGCCTTTCTCATTTTTGGAGATCTAGCTCATTAGATTAATGGTAGCATATTAGTAATGAGCAAAACCTTACAGTTTACAGATAATGTAAAGCACAAAGGTTCTTCAAAAGATAAACTCTCACATGGAGTAAATGGAATACAACTGTTCTAGTAATGCATAAAAGCATCCACATAAGCACTTCCCTGCCCCAAAACCCTCAAAATGAATGCACAATAATACCAATACCTAAGTCCACCTTTCTGTCAATAATTAACTTGACAACCAAATTTAAGACATTCACCAACACATAAAAGTTAATACACAAACATAATCTTGCCAAGTACAATCATAAACACACAGGAAACAGATAGTCTACAATAATAGAATCAGCAACAAAAGCAGCATCAGGCAAACTAGTAAAAAATATGTCAACCATTTCAAGGCAAAATATTAACAAGTCTACAGCAAAAGCTACCAACTTGGGAAGAAGAAGCCATGTTCAAAACATCAAGCTCATCCTCAAACTTTTTCTTTGAGCTTGATCTTTTCTCCTGAAGCCATTTTCTGGCTTCCATAATTGCTGTGGTGCGAATATTTGGGGTGGTTTCACCTTCagaaaaaagaaagtaaaagaTCTATCAGGGAGCTAAAACAGACACTACAGTTTATCATGGGAATCAAAATTATTGCATCAAAGATCTTGCAATTAAATTACCCAAAGTTCCATTGGTCTCGTCAATACGAGATGTGACAAGCTTTATCAATGCATTTGCTTCTTTCCTGTGAAAGGAAACATCAAGAGGGATTAATATACAATTCCAAATCAGTGTGTAGCACATGGAATGGTACATCTATCATCATACATGCAAATTCAtcaacaaccaaaatatcaacaatattcCAGTGTGAATAACAGCCAGAGCAAAAAACAGGTGCTGCCCCAATACCAGTTTAGGATTTCATACCCATCAGCATGAATTGGTGCTTAACTGCTTATGAGTAAATTTTCTAAAGCTTACTAATATATTCACTTACTCTAAAGGGATGCCTTGTAGGACACCAAATGTCTCAATATAAAGAAGACGTGGATCTTTAGAcagagaaaaagaaattgaaactAATTAATAACAGTAAAAACAGACCTCACTCCATTAAACAAGCATCAACAGTCCCCCAAGGCCTAAAGATGTTATTACCATAACAAAATGTAATAAAAAGACCTCACTCCATTAAACAAGCATCAACAGTCCTCCAAGGCCTAAAGACGTTATTACcataataaaatgtaataatgCCCAACACTTGAATTTGAATTGTGCAGTTGGGCAGATAATGAAATGTAGCACAGGCAGAATTGGCCAATCCACCATTGAAGTTAATCCATTTAATTATCTAGGCACATACTCCCTAGTCCCTCCATCCCAATTCCCATGTTAAGATAGATACTCCTTTTTTGGTGGTCCCAATTTAATTCATGTTTGTTTTTTAAGACATGTTATCCTATTCAATCCTAAACTTATTATCAGAACCTAACCACTTGAAACACTTACTCATTGACCCCATCAACTTTCATCtcaaacacaaaattcaaatcatGAGAGGACAGCAAGTTGTACATAAAATGACAAAATCACTTGTTTATCTCAAAACCAACACTTTCTTATCTATCCACCGAacccaaaaaacaaaaatatgacCAAAAAGTCCtatgtattaattaatttaggattgTTGAAGTACAAGTTATTACATCAACACATTGCCTTCAAAATAAGAGTAGGCTAGCCATAGTAGCTTAGGAGTCTTAGTCCTCAAACCTCAACTCCAATATGTCATCATTCTAAGATCTCCCATATATTTTGGAGTAAATAGACATACATGGAGATGAAACAATGAATGACGCTTCAAATACCTAAGTCATGCATAACAGCACAATCAACAAGAATAGCGTTATTAATAGAATAGGAACAGCAAGACTGTCAAAACCCTACTCATGAATCATGATCCCACcaaaaaaacttataaattacATTTCAGTAAAGTAATATCAAATGGAAAGATAAGCAAAGCTAGCACACATTAGGTACCTCGAGTATGTCTCCTGGATCACTAACTGTTCTATCGCACGCTTACTATCACTCTTATTGGATGGTGAAAGCAccttaaatcaaaatcaaagaacgttAGCTCTTGTGAAACttgaaaacttattttctcgTTGCAAATACTGAAAAAATGAATCGTAACAAACAAGACAAATCAGTAAAAATTAATGCACAGTCAAGTCTCAAGTGCACACAGTGGCTAAAACTATGCAAATAAATATAGCTAACTTCAAACCCGAAAAACTAAAATCAGCTTGATTAAACCGTTGAAACGAAATGTCAGATAGATTAGATGTGAACCATAGAAACAATGTGCAGCGATCTAGAAGCAGCGAGAACAAGGGCAATGCTATTTAGCTTTTTTGCAAACTTAGAATGTCAACTAGCAATTTAAAATCACTAACATAGTCATGTAGCACCTTGTGAGTTGTGATTAAGTCTTAGTAAACTGGCATTCTAGTTAATATAACATAACTAGAACTCAACACAATTTGATTGTGTTCACAGTTTTACACGGCATGAAAATTCTAGTTAATATGACATAACTAAAACTCGACACAATTTGACTGTGTTCACAATGTCATATGGCATGAAAATCATAAAGCTCTATTGAAAAAACACTTTAAGACGCGCATTTTTGTGCCTATTTACATCTGCATTGCCGAAAACTCTAAATCATAAGCTCATACCTCTTCACCAAAATATCATCGAGGACTCATGTGAACCTCACACTTGTCAAATAATATGGGTGAGTTATGTACATTCATGGATGTCAACATTGACGATACCACAAACTACAAGTGAGGTCATTACATACGAAGACGACCATTGGAACTGATATCTTGTTCCATGTTGCTGACTCCAATCTTTGAGATTAATGCACTGGCATTGTTTGTGTTGATGTACACAATTGCAAAGGAATATGGTGCAAATTGTAACAAAGTAAAATCGTCATaattaacataattaaaaaaaatgtttttggtCTATGGATATCATTTTTCTAAAACCTAATGTATGAGGAACATGAATAAAGAGAAGGAAAAGAGAAAAAGGGACATAAAtaacatatttatttaaaaggaaaaattttaaTCACTCATCGAAAATCCCCATGAACTTCCTTTCTCTTCCTACACTTATGCAACCCCCAAAACTTACCCCACCTACCAAAGAGGCTGAGAATAGGGAATATAaccatatttcattttaaaaggaaaataaaatgctcattcaaaataattatcCCCTTTCTCTTCCTTGTAATTATGTGACACCCAACCTTACCCTACCTCCAAGGCTTCAATCCTAACCCCAAACCAATATTGTATACTCCAAACCCAACAACCATGCTAACATTGCCTTAAATTTGAGCACGATTAAGAGTCAATTTAACCACCAAAAATTGAGATTGAGTATTGAATATTATAAACGATTTTAAATTGTTGACAATAAGATAGCATAAATGGCTTAGAGAGAATGACTTTGCAAGAATGCAATGATTCAAATAATTAGATGTATAGTGATAAAAAAGAATGCAATGATCATTTGCTAGATTATACATAACCATTATGAACCTTTAATTGAAATTTTTCAAAAGATGGGACTCTTTTAAAAACATAGGTAACAAGGTGATTTTTCTTTAAACGACTAGACAAAGCATGCATTTTAGAATCAATGTTTCCAATGATTGAATCATCATTTTGGACCTCAaattcataaaaatgacattaggGTACTAATATAAATTTACGGTCCATATAAGATCTCAAAAATACTAAGATTTTGCTAAGAACTGGGTTCATTTTACAAGAATCGGATCTAGAATAACCCTATACTAAATGGATATTATTACCATACTGGCCTTGAAGAGTTCGGACCTCGGCTCATTCAAACAAATATGAGcaataatttctaaaaaaatactAGATAATCAACTCTCATTGATGCTAAATAGGAATACAACACCCACACATATATTAGGCAAAATCAAAACCTTCTCAACCTAGATAAAGGTTGATCCAGAAAAAGCATGCTTAGAATGtacaaacaaatataaaaaaactataTTTGAATGTGTATGAAAAGGGAAACATGCATGAAAAAAAACAATACTGTAACTTACACTTAAAACACAACtagaaaaatgattaaaatgtTGCACAACTTTTGACATGAAAATATTGATGGTGTTTGACACAATAGCTTACATTATCATCGTCAAtctcctcatcatcatcatcatattctgAAATCAGACAAATATCAAGCTTTCAAATTTCAATTGGTGACAAGGTAATAGAAAAAACACGCTACCCTTAATGTAATTGCAAGTAGAATAGGTCACAAAATGATAACTACACTAATGAAAATAGagcaaaataaagaaatatagctCATAGTTGTGCTAATTTGCACCAACATACTTAGAatgtaatacaaaaaaatatcgTGGTTCCAGAACAAACAAAACTGAATATTGTACAACATCTTCATCACGGGAACAGCCTGAATGTGATGCACAAATGTAAACTTGTGGAAGCATTTAAAGTCATTATTTAATAGCATCTACTTATGATTTATAAACAAAACTGTTAAGCACATTCATAACATTTTGCACATGCTTGTGATGAAGAAATAGAAAAACTATCCAGAACAATAGAGGTCAAGTGGACAATATTAGAAAAACTACTTAAAAAACCTCAACACATTAGAAGTATGAATTAGAAAAGGCTAAGGCCTTCTTTCGCAAATGGTTTTTAGCCGGACTTTTGTTGGTTTTAGCTCAGACTTTTGTTGGCTTTTGTGTATAGCTAATAAATGTGGTCAAATAGCCAAAAACATCGCAAATAGATGAACCAGAGCtaaggaaacaattatcatGGTATTAAGTATCTCAAACTGATAAACCTGgcaaagaaaaagaataaggTCGCTTCCATCAATAAGCCTCCAATGAAACTGTGTCGAGTGCTCACTATATCTTGCTTTATATAATCGCAAACATACAACATACAAGCCTAATTCCTTTCAAAAAATTAACACTATTCTTAATCTTAAACAATATAAATCTTTTGTGTCAAAAACACACATTCACCAGCCAGGAAAGGTAACAGTTCCAAACCACTGAGATATGGGGCTCTTGTGAATGTCCGCTCAACGACCCTTCATCAAGCCCAGCATATTCAATTATTCTGACATGGAATGTTTCCCAGATCTTGCTTTCACATACACAACATTAATAAGCCCAATTCCATTCAATTTTCACTATTACTTATTTGACATTTTGATAACTTTCAAACTCCACAAGGATGCTCAATCactaaagaaaagagaaaaattcCATTTCATAGCCCTCATGGCCTCAATTATTCTCCCCATTTGATAGCCACACACAACCACAGTTCTATTTGTGACTTCCAACTTAATTGTTTTTTATGTCATACTCTTTGGTGCTGAGAAATCATACTTCCAATCAAAAAACGCTTTAacttaaaacaaataatttgaaaattgcCAAGACTCTCCCCAGTCCCTGGCCCAAGCCTTGGCCCTGGCCCCACCTACACCCACAACCATCGTCCCATCAAGTAGAAGCCAACAAAACCTCCGTTAGTGCCATCGTCCCCACCACCATCAGGTAGCTGCCACCATCTCTCCCTCATTTACTCAAATTTTATTTCTCCTCCAACATAGAGGCCATAAAAAATCCTCTCTTTCTTCGCATAAACCACAGATCCAAATCCCACTCCCACACCTCGCTGAATAACAAATTCGCCCACTTTTCCTTAACAAGATGCAAATCTTCAATTCACCACCAAGCAAAAAAATTAACACATTCAAAAGCAACAATAAATCTCTAAACAACTTTATTATAGACAAATCAACAatcaaaatataacaaaatccaacgacaaatctaatttatagaaaattaccAGAAGAATCGATATCTGAAGATGAAgacaaatcatcatcatcattgccaaaaaaagaaagaattttTCCAGCACCAGAAGCAATGACTTTAGCAGGATAAATCAAACCAGAAAGCCAATTAGGGTTTTCGACATTGTCGGAAAGAGGAGGAGTAGGAGAAGGAGGAGAAGGTCGAGAATAAGGCGTCTTTGGAAGTCTCTTGTTCTGCACAATCTTTCCCCCGACACCGGAAGTTCGCCGCGAAGAAGTTGTCGCCATTTTTGAAAAGTGAGAGAATGTTTTTTGGTTTCTGGAGATGGAACTGTTAACCACAAATGTAGAGAGATACAACGGTTTCTggatgagagagaaaatatgaagtttggatttattttttgtttttcttaattcGTAATTAATTTGTTCTTGCTTCGTTAATTGCTTTATGTAGCCGTTGGTTTGGAATGTAGATTAGAGGATTCAGGAACAGGCTCCATCAATAAGTTGACTCGTTAGTAATTGGTTTATCCCTTTGTTTTTTCTCAAattcttgttttattttaaatggaatagttttttaaaatataatacatatttttcttaaaataatgcCACTAATATTCAATATCTttaacttttcaaaaaaaaatattcaatatttttaatataatcactagtggaaaaaaacgtatctgttGCGCTTTCCTTTAAACgcaacattaaatagcaaaaaaatatataatacaaatgctgcggttcaccggatgcccgcagcatatacaatgcatcttttcagagacgaaattatccccgagattgagacctcggataatgagcatcacagttatgacactgaagaggaccaaattgttaaATACGAGTGTATGGCTAAAGACGCTCCAACATTTAATaatgattatgacactgaagacgccccaccaacgaatgctcccactaccactaagaaaagaaaagggcgaggtcctataaaaaacctcaaagtcacagaacccatgcatttggaatacaatgcattgggtcaaccctgtggaaaatggcataggcaatatggaaaacaagtgggcctatgtatccgcaagatttcgatattgtatgcatggaacgaggttccagagggtttgaagaactatCTATAGGAtaatactgtggtaagcaataactttactatttttattcatttagtttcattttaaaattaatttaattcacactaataaatatattttttcttttgtaaaatctttttcacatcgagaacgatgaggagaagaaaaatgtgtttcattcagctgttgctgaaagattcagagattttaAATctaagctagtaactggctggatcaccaagaagcgtgcccgtaaaaccaaaaaggtcaaaacgggaaacgatgGTGAAGAGCAATCACCTTCAAAGATACCTtatgaaatatggggtcacatatcgaagaatgaataggaggcttttgttgccaaaagaacaactctcattgaagttgtaagtatttaatattatattatacttttgatttaaatttacttcttttgattcaatcattaaactaatatacgACATTTGATTTGTATTGATTAAtcaggaaaagcgtggtaaagcttctgaatcaacaagtaaaaggaagttttaccatcgcttgggccaaaaaACATACGATGAGGCccaaaaagagtgggtggatgcgggtttataccccaatcaaagtccgcccatgaatactcctgctggagatcgggtgcgagattggtattgcggacttcattcccgagatgcagtaaagaatttaccattaatgatccttTGACGaatactgtgcacgtcttcgactcattacaaaaagctCAAAGCTCGCCTCGCatacacaaaattcaaagccttgttgaatgcgtacgtaattttataaattttaccaatttcatttaattaagtgtcatatatatatatataaatagtattacattaatattattacatgcattgatatataaatagttatacttttcccatgcgtttcagcacaatgaagaaagtgcgtggagaaatgggatctatatccagagccacatctcgaaatggacagcagtaaaggtacaTAACACTATTCGAAATACGTttcatttaagtgtttttggcacttttgtgcataaagtagctaaaacttggtttgttttgcacaaaacttggcacacaacactatttggtatatattattgtgttgaagtggttagaactgaaaatcatagtcatatgctagaaattacatactaagttgcgattttatgggtttttaagtgtttttggcactttcgcgtataaagtagctaaaacttggtttgttttgcacgaaacttcgcacacaacactatttggtatatattattgtgttgaagtggttagaattgaaaatcatagtcatatgttagaaattacgtgctaagttgcgaatttaagagtttttaaagcttttttggcactaatatctattttctcttagtgttttcgacaagattataataccgttgattgcggctactacactctcaaatacatagacgatatcttacaatccgtgaagaaggttagaatcgaaaacattgatgccgtaagtatttattacgttcttaaattataatattatatatttactactattggtaaaatctaatgtttatgtatcatttaatttaatattatattataggttttatacgacactccaagggaaacacgccctttgaaagATGGGAAATTGCGCGAATTGAAAAACAAGAttgtcgcgtatcttgctaatttttgttcttggtaaataatgtaattaactAGTTTAgaattaggactttaatttgtatatgtacatattatatatacgatcgagagtttacaaagaaattattggtgattattggtcATAATTGGTGATTctcattggattattacattgtacattaatcattgcttattacattgtacattaatcattggattatttattaatattaaacgaaaaaagaaaaaaaatatatgttatatgctgcgggcctattaaaaccgcagcatatagtgttacactatatgctgcggttttaggaggcccgcagcatatagtatGCTGCGATTTTGTTAGGCCGCAACATATAGGCTTTTTttgtgctgcggtttaaaaAACCGCAATATTTCATATAgaccatctgctgctatcactaatgcttggggcctaaaccgcagcatattatgacaaaaaaaccacaacaaatgagcattttttccactagtaaatactccctccgttcatTAAAttaatcatcaactctaatttCAATagttttcaataaaaaattgattactACTATATTGGATTATAACGTGTTAGCCTATTATGACCTCAAACACAAAGTGTTTGCCTTTTTATTTAAGCTTAGTATTTGAATGAGaaaagaaattttgaaaaaaaaaaacaagtacttaaaaaaaagaataatgtgcaaatacaattttcatgtttttacaaattacagttttaatgttttttttgcgaattacaatcaCTAAAATATCAAAATGTACACCATTCAGGTCATGTAACTAGATTCTAACCAATTAACCTCCTAATGATTATTAACCATCCCtaatatcttttgattttctaagtttttgatttttcaaaaaaagaatCCTGCTACACACCACCCCCACCCTCCCACCACCTTTTACACCACCCACCCACCCACCTCCTTCCCCTCCACCACCTTTCCGATAGCCTACTCTCCGGTGACCACCTCCCCTAATGCCCCTCTCTAACGACCCCTCTTCCCATGTGACCCACCTTTTTAAAGCTCTCCCTACTCTCTAAATTTAAGCTTTCAACAATGGTAAAAATCTTCTCGATATAAAGGGTGTTGGTAAGGTGCGATGATCTATAGGGTGGTGGgaggtttttattattaatttataaataaataaaattaaaaattagaaagtCAAAGGTAATTAGGGATTGTCACCTGTCATTATGTGGTCAATTAGCCAAAATCCGATGATTTGGCCTTAATGATATAGACTTTGATGATTTTGtggctgtaatttgcaaaaaaaaataaaaaataaaaaaattattcgcAAAAGCCCCTTACTTGAAAgttataatttgcaaattattctaaAGAAATTCAAAAGAGTGTGAGGCTAAACTAATTGC
This Amaranthus tricolor cultivar Red isolate AtriRed21 chromosome 13, ASM2621246v1, whole genome shotgun sequence DNA region includes the following protein-coding sequences:
- the LOC130797813 gene encoding protein KAKU4 produces the protein MATTSSRRTSGVGGKIVQNKRLPKTPYSRPSPPSPTPPLSDNVENPNWLSGLIYPAKVIASGAGKILSFFGNDDDDLSSSSDIDSSEYDDDDEEIDDDNVLSPSNKSDSKRAIEQLVIQETYSRKEANALIKLVTSRIDETNGTLGETTPNIRTTAIMEARKWLQEKRSSSKKKFEDELDVLNMASSSQISKNEKGSPVDMARSYMQNRPAWASSSLKQAEAGSLPVGVLNFQEETPKSTLRSSELKKSSFTSGSWNLLEEIRRVRSKATEELLASAPLTKTIISSFSPESKSLQDSLMNKGDVVGAGPAESTHDETETALQDAAVSTHPRISQDVGDAVQSVGQQESQAVAELKYDNNDQVKQFKSTTAENGFGRSAFGSAEGQSNTHDARPSEEENENLVESSQVGPDIDMENSNPPTDPVINGSQDTSSMHEEPSQEFRQPVANDGTATKVKDTQTERKSRGYTRRGRPRGK